The sequence CGACCAGCGTGTCGCCCACGTCGAAAAGCCTCAAATCGCCGGCCGGCAGAACGCGGTCCTTCGAGAACCACTCCTGCCAGGGAAACGGTCTGTCGGTGAGCACGAGCGAGTCGGGCTTGGGGCGGTAGAGGATTTCGTACATGCTCGGCTTCAGGGTAGGGTAGATGCTGGCTACTATCGGCAGCTCGCCGGGGTAGTCCTCGAGCCTGGCCGAGCCGAGCAGCGCGACCCGCACGTCTGCTCCTCGTTCGATACCGCATGAGTAAGGCAGGCAGGGCACGAGGCCGGTGGCGGTCATCCGGTAGAGCCGCAGCAGCCGGGCGGTCTTGACCGAGTCGAGTCCAGATAACTCGAGGGTCGCGACGTCGGCAAGACCATCGCCGTCGGCATCGCAGACGGTCGCCGCCTCGACCCAGGCGCCGGCCAGACCGTACGCGCTGCTCGTGACCGAGTCACTCACGAAATGCATGACATTGCAGCTGTCGGCGGTGAAGATCAGCAGTTCCTGCAGACCATCGGCGTCAACGTCACCCGAAGTCCAACATGTCCCGGCGATGTCCGAACCGGCTGCGGTCGTGCTGTTGAACGGCTCGCTCTGCCACACGGTCTTGAAGCCCGCCCCGGCGAGTCGGAGCAGGGCCAGGCGTCGGAGGTCTACTATCGTCCTGTCCCTTCCGGGCCCACGCGACAGTTCCATCCGGCCGATGTCCTGAACCACGAGGACATCGTCAGAGGTACCGGCAAAATGGCCACTCGAAATGGCGACCACCCGGTCCAGCGGGCTGCGGCCCAGCACCGCTAGCGGCTCGGACTCGGCGGCGGACAGCGACACTGCGACCAGGACAAACAGCGTTCTTATGACAAAGGATACACCCGGCAGGGGACGTTTCAACTTACACCTCTGGGTCCCGATCCGGAGATTGAGCCACAGAGCGCCTGGCGCGGCCTGGGAGGCCGCAACCAAACCCAGGCGAACCACGGGTGAACAGAGATGGACACAGATCCAGCCCAGTGCCGAACTCAAACGCTGTGTCGCCGGAGGGGCACTTTGCGGTGGTCTTCAGGACCCCGATCGCCTTGGCGGGCGCGCAAGTGTCGGTTCCAGAATTCGGCGCGGGCTAGGTCAACCGTCCGTCAGGAGTCGCCCGCCACAATGCCGGAACCGGGCTCCGCCATTTTGCAGTCTTACGCCTGCAATCTGCAGTCTGGATAGGCGGGCGAAACCCGCGGCTACGCCTTGACATCGTCTGGAAACATGGGAAGTATCCATCATCTTGCCCACTTCACCGTTCGAGGTTTGGCTCATTCCCCCATCTTCTTGTTGCCGGCCCAGGGCAACCGTCTCGCTTCCCCCTTCTCTACTAGAAATCGTACTCGCAAAGCTATACATGGGACCTGGCAGCTGATTTGCAGGACGAATGGTAGAGCCTCAGCCGAGGGGACTTGGAAGGTCTGTTGCAGGGTGTCTCGCGGTTTGTCCTGCAGGCCGGTTTCTGCCGTGGTATGCGCGGTGAATTCGGAAGTGAGACGTACGGCCTGCTCAAGGGCGGGAAATCTGGTACTCGCACGGCCCCTGCTCCAGGTTGCCACCGCCAGACCGCGGATAGGGCTGATTCTCGGGGCAAGCCGGGAGTCGTCTACGGCCAGTTTCTCGGACCAGACCTGGAGTGAGGTTGCTGCCTTGGATTTCAGCCATTTGCGGCCGACAGCGTCCATAAGTAGCTGACAAAGCACATCATAGGAACATAACCCACACGCGCACGCGTGGTGCCATGTATTAACATTAGGCGTGGTATGGACGTGTGCACATTCACTTTATCAATATGTGCATTAAGTATTTTAATATTTAGTGAATCTTTTCCTTGACATTCAGCGTCAAAAGGGTATGATGACAGGCATGAGTGTAAGTCAGGTGACTGAATCCACCGGTTCCGGAGCGGCGGTAACCGGTCTATGCCTGGGGAATTCTGTGGGGCTCAGATATGATATGGAGGTAGCGATGAAGAACGTACTGACAGGTCTGCTGGCCGTGGCAGTGGTCGCGGCCGTGGTGGTCGGCGGCGCGTTTGCGGCTGAGGGCCGGCTTGGGACACGATCCGTGCAGGGCCAGGTCCCTTCGTCCCCAGCCCAGGGTTTGATGCCTGAAGTGGTTTCGACGGCTGAGATGCCGAGACTCGTCATGCCGACCGTGGAAGTGCGCGCGTTCCAGACCGTGGCGATGAGCGAGCAGAGCCTGCTTGTGAACTAGGAGGAAGAGGATGGCACGCAAAGGGCTGGTTTCCCGCTGCCCGGTCTGCGAGTCGGGCATGGCGGTGTCGGAGTTGACCTGCGAGGCGTGCGGCACATCGGTCCGCGGCCGGTTTCAGGTTCCGGACCTGTGCCGGCTGCCCGATGAGCTGTACCAGTTCCTGCTGGTCTTCGTCAAGAACCGGGGCGTGATCCGCGACGTGGAGAAGGAGCTGGGGATCTCGTACCCGACCGTGCGCTCGCGCCTCGACGCGGTGCTCGCTGCCCTCGGGTTCGGAGAGCAGGTTGGCCGCTCTGGTTCGAACGAAGTAATCGAGATGCTGGAACGCGGAGAGATAACGCCGGAAGAGGCGGAGAAGATGCTCCGCGGCGAGAGTGACAGCAAGCAGGAGTGAAGATGATACTACCATTTGTGGCATGGCCGGAGCAGGAAGCTCCGGCTGAGAAGGAACCGGGCCGCGGCAAGAGAGCCGCGACCAGGCGGAATGGATCGGGAGCAGGCGTGAGGACGAAGTCAAAATGCAGAATTCAAGAGGCAAATTGCACAATGCCGGAACGAGGACACGGACATGAGCAACGAGAGAGATAGGATTCTGAGATTGCTGGAAGACGGCAAGATCACTGCCGACCAGGCCACGCGCCTGATCGAGGCGCTGGGTTCAGAGAGGCCGGAGACCGATTTCTGTGTACCGCCCAGCCCACCGTTCGGCCCGAGGCACTTCCGCGTCCGCGGCGTCGGCCGGGGACTGGACCGGATTCCCGACGTCGTGGCGACCGCGGTGGCGTCGGCGATGAAGAACGG is a genomic window of candidate division WOR-3 bacterium containing:
- a CDS encoding DUF2089 domain-containing protein, with translation MVSRCPVCESGMAVSELTCEACGTSVRGRFQVPDLCRLPDELYQFLLVFVKNRGVIRDVEKELGISYPTVRSRLDAVLAALGFGEQVGRSGSNEVIEMLERGEITPEEAEKMLRGESDSKQE